Within Actinomycetota bacterium, the genomic segment CAGGGATCCACGCCGTCGCGACGTAGTCACCCGGCGGCGAGGGGTCGCGCCAGCGCTGGTCGACGTCCATCGCGTTGAAGATGATCTGGCTCCCTCCCGCGAGCTTGATCTTGGGAAGAACCGGTGGGCCGTCGCGAAGGACGCTGAAGGCGAGCTCGATCCCGACAGGCTCGCGAACGTCCACGAAGTCGGCGGTCTCTCCGTTCGCCCGAGTGATACGCACCGAACGGAGCCGTACGAGGTCGTCCCCGGGCGCGCTTCCGTCCTCCCAGCTTCGGCTCGAGCTCGTGCCGGCGACGGTCTGCAGGTAGCGGGCAACCACTTCGTTGCTCGGCCCGTCCATGGCGATACGGCCGTCCTCGAGCAGGAGCGCTCGGTCGCAGAGCTGCGCCACCGCCTGCATCTGATGCGACACGAACACCACCGTGCGGCCCGTCGCGCCGATGTCCTCCATCCGGCCCAGGCAGCGGGCCTGGAACTCGGCATCCCCGACGCTGAGCACCTCGTCGACGAGCAGGATCTCCGGCTCGAAGTGCGCAGCGACGGAGAAGGCCAGTCGCACGTGCATCCCGCTCGAGTAGCGCTTGACCGGCGTGTCGAGGAACTTCTCGACGCCCGAGAACTCGGCGATCTCGGGCAGTTTCGCGCGGATCTCCCGGCGCTTCATCCCCAGGATGGCCCCGTTCAGGTAGACGTTCTCGCGCCCCGTCAGCTCGGGGTGAAATCCGGTCCCCACCTCGAGCAGGCTCCCCACCCGGCCCCGGATCTCGGCGCGGCCCGCAGTCGGCGTCGTGATCCGAGTCAGGATCTTGAGGAGCGTCGACTTCCCGGCGCCGTTGCGCCCGATCACGCCGAGCGTCTTGCCCTCCTCGAGCGCGAACGAGACGTCCTCCAGCGCCCAGATCTCGTCGTACCCGCGGTGGTGCTCCTGCCCCGTTAGGCGCTTTGCGACGTGCGACATCGACTCCCGCAGTGTCCCGTACGCAGCCTGCAGCTCTCCGATGCGGTAGCGCTTCCAGAGCCCGTCGACGTGGACTGCGACGGCCATCAGATCGTGTCCGCGAACTTCGGCTCGGTGGAGCGGAAGACGGTCAGGCCGACGAAGAACATCGCCAGGGCCACGCTCACTCCGACGGCCGACTGTGCCAAGTCCGGTTGGACCGCATCGACCACGCACCACCGCCAGCCGCTCACAACCGTGGTCATCGGGTTGAGCGAGAGCACCCACTGCCACTTCGTGGGCAGCTCCTGCACCTCGTAGATGACACCCGAGACGAGCGGCAGCACCGGCAGGAGCACGGGGATCACGTAACGCACGTCGCGATACCGGACGTTGAGTGCGGAGAGGAAGAACCCTGCCCCGAGCGCGGTGAGGAGCGCGAGGGATAGAAACGCGGGTGCGAGGAGGATCTCCCATCCGTGCGGCCAGCTCTCGTAGACCCACATCACGACGACGAGCACAGGCAGACCGACAATGAGGTCAACCATCGGCACGATCACAGCAGCGAGCGGCAGCAGAACCCGCGGAAAATAGACCTTGGTCACGAGTGCGAGGTTGTTCGCGAGGCTCATGCTCGAGTTCATCAGCGACGAGACGAAGTACTGCATCGGCAGCACTCCGGCGACGACGAGCACGGCGTAGTGCAGTCCTCCGTCGGGGAAGTCCGCGAACTTGCCGAAGACGATGATGTAGATGAGTGCCGTGAACGCCGGCACGAGAATCGCCCAGGCGACCCCGAGGAAGGTCTGCTTGTAACGGACGACGACGTCGCGCCAGACCAGGGTCTGGAGCAGCTCGCGGTAGTGCCAGAGCTCGGCCACGTCGAGACGCGGCCAACGCGACGAGGGCTTGATGACGAACGTCCGGTCGGATCGAGCTTCCTGCTCCACCGCCGGCGGCGCTATGGGCGTAGGGGCGTCCGAGACCTCGAGCTTGCTGGCGTTCACGTGGTCGATGCTAGCCCGCATCGAGGACCGCGGGCCTCATTCGCGCTCGCGCCGCTCCCCGGCGATCGCGCCGAGACCCGTCACGATGAAGGCGGGATAGAGCGGGAGCGCGAACTCAGGCGCGACGCCCTGGGACGCCGCGTGAACCAGGAGCACGAGACCCGCGCAGGCCCAGAGGGTGACGATCGTCCTCCAGCCCCTCGGGCGCCGGAAGGCGAGACCGGCGACGCCGAGCGCGATCCAGAACGGCGGTCTCGGGAACCGGGGGGTGACACGGTTCAGGAGCTCCGTGACGACGTCGACGCCGTCCCGAGCCGGCAGCTCCGCGTCCCAGGCGCGCACCTGCCGCACGATCTCGCGATACCGCTCCTGCCGCTCCGCGTCGGGCCAGACGAGCGAGGGCTCTCCGAGAACGCACGAGTCGATGTAGTCGGACGCGCACCAGACGAACCCGTACGGCACGCCCTCGACGAGGACGTACGCCTGCGGGTTCGGGAAGACGACCCCGTCCGCCTCGACGGTCGGGGACGGCGGCTCGGGAGCTGTCTGCTCGCGCCGCACGACTTCCTCGCGCAGCGGCGCCTGCACGAGGAACTCCCAGAACGTGTCGGCAACACCTCGGAAGTACGTGCCCGGGTGCTC encodes:
- a CDS encoding ABC transporter ATP-binding protein translates to MAVAVHVDGLWKRYRIGELQAAYGTLRESMSHVAKRLTGQEHHRGYDEIWALEDVSFALEEGKTLGVIGRNGAGKSTLLKILTRITTPTAGRAEIRGRVGSLLEVGTGFHPELTGRENVYLNGAILGMKRREIRAKLPEIAEFSGVEKFLDTPVKRYSSGMHVRLAFSVAAHFEPEILLVDEVLSVGDAEFQARCLGRMEDIGATGRTVVFVSHQMQAVAQLCDRALLLEDGRIAMDGPSNEVVARYLQTVAGTSSSRSWEDGSAPGDDLVRLRSVRITRANGETADFVDVREPVGIELAFSVLRDGPPVLPKIKLAGGSQIIFNAMDVDQRWRDPSPPGDYVATAWIPANFLNEGLVTVDAAVCSIDSPKLNHHVSVYEAASFHVQDPLEGDSSRGTFTGQWRGVVRPLLDWTVEPRT
- a CDS encoding ABC transporter permease, which encodes MNASKLEVSDAPTPIAPPAVEQEARSDRTFVIKPSSRWPRLDVAELWHYRELLQTLVWRDVVVRYKQTFLGVAWAILVPAFTALIYIIVFGKFADFPDGGLHYAVLVVAGVLPMQYFVSSLMNSSMSLANNLALVTKVYFPRVLLPLAAVIVPMVDLIVGLPVLVVVMWVYESWPHGWEILLAPAFLSLALLTALGAGFFLSALNVRYRDVRYVIPVLLPVLPLVSGVIYEVQELPTKWQWVLSLNPMTTVVSGWRWCVVDAVQPDLAQSAVGVSVALAMFFVGLTVFRSTEPKFADTI